One window of the Neorickettsia findlayensis genome contains the following:
- the hemE gene encoding uroporphyrinogen decarboxylase, with product MSLLDKKISTWFMRQAGRYLPEYLEISKKMTFFQMCESPEVALEITLQPIKRFDLDAAVIFSDILVLPRALGCNIDIKKDVGPIIERISNPNELVYDVFEEKISPTLDAIALTRKHLPQNKSLIGFAGGPWTIALYIIEGGWDKTFLRTKKFINKRHDEFKEIISILTDATIQYLKKQVKHGADFIQVFESFAWAASSNEFKEFIIEPTRRIVSSLDVPVIGFPKGAGVSYFQYVKETSVDVISTDHSLPLDWIVDNLQTHAFIQGNLDPYLLAFNKEEALLQTERIIDAFSGKNFIFNLGHGIYKETPLSSVEAVLDFIRSRN from the coding sequence ATGTCATTGCTAGATAAAAAAATATCCACATGGTTTATGAGACAAGCAGGGAGATACCTTCCTGAATATCTTGAAATATCCAAAAAAATGACCTTTTTTCAGATGTGCGAATCACCTGAAGTAGCATTAGAAATAACTTTACAGCCAATCAAAAGATTCGATCTTGATGCCGCAGTAATTTTTTCTGATATTCTGGTTCTACCAAGAGCTCTTGGTTGTAACATAGATATAAAAAAAGATGTTGGTCCTATAATAGAAAGAATTAGTAACCCAAATGAATTAGTGTATGATGTGTTTGAGGAGAAAATTTCTCCAACACTAGATGCAATTGCTCTAACAAGAAAACATCTTCCACAGAATAAGAGCCTAATAGGTTTCGCTGGAGGACCATGGACTATAGCACTCTATATAATTGAAGGTGGGTGGGATAAGACATTTTTAAGGACAAAAAAATTCATTAACAAAAGGCACGATGAATTCAAAGAAATAATATCGATTTTGACTGATGCAACAATCCAATACCTGAAAAAACAAGTCAAACATGGCGCAGACTTTATACAAGTTTTTGAAAGTTTTGCTTGGGCAGCGTCATCAAATGAATTCAAAGAGTTCATTATAGAACCAACTAGAAGAATAGTTTCATCACTTGATGTTCCAGTTATAGGATTTCCTAAGGGAGCCGGAGTTTCATATTTTCAATATGTAAAAGAAACTTCAGTAGATGTAATAAGTACTGATCACTCTCTTCCACTTGATTGGATAGTAGATAATCTTCAAACTCATGCTTTTATACAGGGGAACCTGGATCCTTATCTTCTAGCATTTAATAAAGAAGAGGCACTTCTTCAAACAGAAAGAATAATAGATGCTTTTTCAGGAAAGAATTTTATTTTCAATCTGGGTCACGGCATTTACAAAGAAACTCCGCTTTCTTCAGTGGAAGCAGTTTTAGATTTTATAAGATCTAGGAACTAA
- the nadA gene encoding quinolinate synthase NadA has protein sequence MFLENLEREILELKKRKNAIILAHYYQDDELQDIADFVGDSLDLSKKASSTDAKIIAFCGVTFMGEVAKLLSPGKKVIVPDIKAGCSLEDSCKVEHLKKFISSVENPFVLAYINSSVHVKAISDSICTSSSAEKIINNIPKDKNIVFVPDKFLGNYLQKKTGREMKIWQGTCIVHENFSEKHVISLKLENPDAKVVAHPECPATLLKYADFVGSTSQILSYIEKSGFFKFIVLTEPGIIHQARKILPSGIFLPVESVNSSGTCTMCSKCPYMRLNTMEKLYHCLDKEEPSIEIDPSIFHDAKSAVENMFFYLDK, from the coding sequence ATGTTCCTTGAAAATCTTGAAAGAGAGATTTTGGAGCTGAAGAAAAGAAAAAATGCTATAATACTCGCTCACTATTACCAAGATGATGAGTTACAGGATATAGCTGATTTTGTTGGTGATTCTCTTGATTTATCTAAAAAGGCTTCAAGTACAGATGCTAAGATCATCGCTTTCTGTGGTGTTACGTTCATGGGTGAAGTTGCAAAGCTTCTAAGTCCAGGAAAAAAGGTTATTGTCCCAGATATTAAAGCTGGCTGTTCTTTAGAGGATTCTTGCAAAGTTGAACATTTGAAAAAATTTATAAGTTCTGTTGAGAATCCGTTTGTTTTGGCATATATAAATTCCTCAGTTCACGTTAAAGCAATATCAGATTCGATATGTACATCGTCTAGTGCTGAGAAAATAATAAACAATATACCAAAAGATAAAAATATAGTTTTTGTTCCAGACAAGTTTTTGGGTAACTATTTACAAAAAAAAACCGGTAGAGAAATGAAAATTTGGCAAGGAACTTGCATAGTGCACGAAAATTTCTCCGAGAAACATGTTATTTCCCTTAAATTAGAAAATCCAGATGCAAAAGTTGTTGCTCACCCGGAATGTCCTGCTACGCTTCTCAAATATGCAGACTTTGTTGGATCAACATCACAAATACTTTCATATATAGAAAAATCAGGCTTTTTCAAGTTCATAGTCCTTACCGAGCCAGGAATAATACACCAGGCAAGAAAAATTCTTCCATCTGGTATTTTTCTCCCAGTGGAATCAGTTAATTCATCTGGTACGTGTACTATGTGTAGCAAGTGTCCCTACATGAGACTGAACACAATGGAGAAATTGTATCACTGCTTAGATAAAGAGGAACCATCAATAGAAATAGATCCATCAATTTTCCATGATGCAAAGTCTGCTGTTGAGAATATGTTCTTTTACCTGGATAAATAG